Genomic DNA from Leucobacter triazinivorans:
GCCGCGGCCTCGGCACTGCTGTTCGCCGGCTGTGCGCAGAGCACCCCCTCCGAAGACGGAGGCGGGGGCGATGCGGGCGAATCCATCACGCTCTGGCTGATCGGCGGCGACACCCCCGACGAGCTGCGCGACTACCTCACGACCGAGTTCGCCGAGCAGACCGGGGCCACTCTCGAGATCGAGGAGCAGACCTGGGGCGACATCATCACGAACCTCACGACGAAGCTCCCCGATCCGAACAACACACCGGACGTCACGGAGATCGGCAACACCCAGTCGCCGACCTTCACGAACGCGGGCGCCTTCCTCGACATCAGCGACATGTACGAGGAGCTGGGCGGCGACCAGCTGCTGCAGTCGTTCGTCGACGTCGGTGCGGTCGACGGGGCGAACTACACCCTCCCCTACTACTTCGGCTCGCGCTACGTCTTCGCGCGCAGCGACGTGTTTGCCGAAGCGGGCGTGGAGCAGCCGCAGACCCTCGACGAGTTCAACGCGGCCGTGCAGAAGATCGCCCAGGAGAACCCGCGCGGCATCGAGAACTTCTCGGGCTTCTGGCTGGGCGGTCAGGACTGGCGCAACGGCATCTCCTGGATCTTCGCGAACGGCGGCGACATCGCTCAGTACCGCGACGGCGAGTGGGTCGCCACGCTCGACTCCCCCGAGTCGCTCACGGGTCTGCAGCAGCTGCAGGATCTCTACCGCAACGCGTCGATGGCCCCGAACGACGCCAAGGACGAGTCGATCTGGACGTACATCAACGACTCCGATACCCGGGACGACGCCGAGACCACGCTCGGCGCGGCGAGCATCCTCGCGCCGGGCTGGGCGCACTGGTCGATCGGGGATCTGGTCGAGGGCGAGGACGGCGAGCCCGTGCGCGAGTGGAACGACGACACCTTCGCGGCCTATCCCCTGCCCGGCAACGACGGGGAGCCGGCTCCGGTCTTCGCGGGCGGGTCGAACATCGGCATTTCGGCGCAGACCCAGCACCCCGAGCTCTCCAAGGAGCTGATGCGCATCATCTTCTCCGAGGAGTACCAGACGCTGCTCGGCGAGAACGGGCTCGGCCCGGCGAACTCCGAGTACACGTCATCGCTCGGCGACGATCAGTTCGCCACCGCGCTGATCGACTCGGCCTCCAATTCGAAGCTCACCCCGGCCGCACCCGGCTGGGCGGCGATCGAGGCCAAGAACGTCATGGAGGAGTTCTTCGCGCAGATCCGCGACGCCGAGGATCTCGAACAGCTGGCGAAGGACACGAACGCCGAGCTCGACGCCCTGCTCAACCAGCAATAGTCCCGCCGCTCCGCCGGTTGAGCAAGCGGAGCGAGTCGAAACCCGCAGGTGCAGTCGGGTTTCGACTCCGCGGCTCCGCCGCTCCGCTCAACCGGCGGCACCACCCGCGGCTCCGGGATCCCGCCCCCGCCCCACCGCAGCACCCCAGCAGAAAGGCTCCCGATGAGCACCGCCCCCGCCGCGCCGCCGGCACCGCCGCTGCCGACGGCGCCGGCCCCCGCGGCCCCGCTCGCACAGCCGCCGCACCCCCGGCGACGGCGACGGCTGCGCATCACCCCCTACGCGCTCCTGCTGCCGGCGACGCTCATCGTGCTGCTGGCGCTCGGATATCCGATCGTCTGGCAGCTCGTCACCTCGATGCAGCACTTCGGTCTCGCGCAGCAGTTCGGCCAGCCGCCGGAGTGGATCTGGTTCGAGAACTACATCGAGCTGTTCGGATCCAGTACCACGTGGCTGGTGGTCGCCCGTTCCGTGGCGTTCTGCCTCGTCACCGCAGCGGTGACGATGGTGGTGGGCGTCGGTTTCGCACTGCTCATGCAGGCGGTCGGGGCCGCGATCCGCGTGATCCTCCAGATCTCGCTGCTGCTCGCCTGGGCCACCCCGGTGGTCGCCGCGATGACCATCTGGAACTGGATGTTCGATTGGAATCGCGGCCTCGTGAACTGGACTCTCTCGGGCCTCGGTCTCCCCTTCGGCGGCTTCAACTGGCTGCAGCACCCGCTGACCTTCTTCTTCGTCGCCCTCGTGATCGTCGTCTGGATGAGCGTTCCCTTCGTCGCGTTCTCGGTCTACGCCGGGCTCACGCAGGTGCCGGGCGAGGTGCTCGAGGCGGCGCAGATGGACGGAGCGGGCCCGTGGCAGCGCTTCCGGCTGATCATCCTGCCGATCGTCAAGCCCGTGCTCGGGATCGTGATGCTGCTGCAGATCATCTGGGATCTGCGCGTCTTCACCCAGATCAAGCTGCTGCAGGATCGCGGCTCCATCGCCAGCCAGACCGATGTGCTCGGCACCTACATCTACCAGCTCGGCGTCGGCTCGAGTGATTTCGCGATGGCGAGTGCGATGTCGATATTCGTGCTGCTGCTCACGATCGCGCTGAGCTGGGCCTACGTGCGCAACCTGCTGAAGGAGGATGAACAGCGATGAGCCGTTCGGACACTGCGAGCACGACCGCTCCCCTCTCCCTGGTGCGCCAACGCGGGCGCGCGCGGCCCGGGCGCGCAACGCGATCACTGCTCGGCGCGCTCGGCGTCGTGCTCGCCCTGGTCTGGGTGTTCCCGGTCTACTGGATGGTGAACTCCTCCCTGCTGCCGACGGTGGTGCTCGAGCGCCGCACGCCGACGCTGCTGCCGTTCGGCGGCTCGTTCGCGAACTTCGAGGCGGTGTTCTCCGACGGCAGCTTCCTGCGCGCCCTCGGAATGAGCCTGAGCATCGCGCTCATCACGGTGCTCGTGTGCATCGTGTTCGCGTTCTTCGCCGCGCTCGCGCTCAGCCGCTTCCGCTTCAGAGGGCGCCGCAGCTTCGTGCTGGCGGTGCTCTTCATCCAGATGCTGCCCGCCGAGGGCATGTTCATCGCGCAGTACAAGCTCATGGGGTCGA
This window encodes:
- a CDS encoding extracellular solute-binding protein, giving the protein MKRKFTGLAAAAAASALLFAGCAQSTPSEDGGGGDAGESITLWLIGGDTPDELRDYLTTEFAEQTGATLEIEEQTWGDIITNLTTKLPDPNNTPDVTEIGNTQSPTFTNAGAFLDISDMYEELGGDQLLQSFVDVGAVDGANYTLPYYFGSRYVFARSDVFAEAGVEQPQTLDEFNAAVQKIAQENPRGIENFSGFWLGGQDWRNGISWIFANGGDIAQYRDGEWVATLDSPESLTGLQQLQDLYRNASMAPNDAKDESIWTYINDSDTRDDAETTLGAASILAPGWAHWSIGDLVEGEDGEPVREWNDDTFAAYPLPGNDGEPAPVFAGGSNIGISAQTQHPELSKELMRIIFSEEYQTLLGENGLGPANSEYTSSLGDDQFATALIDSASNSKLTPAAPGWAAIEAKNVMEEFFAQIRDAEDLEQLAKDTNAELDALLNQQ
- a CDS encoding carbohydrate ABC transporter permease — translated: MSTAPAAPPAPPLPTAPAPAAPLAQPPHPRRRRRLRITPYALLLPATLIVLLALGYPIVWQLVTSMQHFGLAQQFGQPPEWIWFENYIELFGSSTTWLVVARSVAFCLVTAAVTMVVGVGFALLMQAVGAAIRVILQISLLLAWATPVVAAMTIWNWMFDWNRGLVNWTLSGLGLPFGGFNWLQHPLTFFFVALVIVVWMSVPFVAFSVYAGLTQVPGEVLEAAQMDGAGPWQRFRLIILPIVKPVLGIVMLLQIIWDLRVFTQIKLLQDRGSIASQTDVLGTYIYQLGVGSSDFAMASAMSIFVLLLTIALSWAYVRNLLKEDEQR
- a CDS encoding carbohydrate ABC transporter permease, coding for MSRSDTASTTAPLSLVRQRGRARPGRATRSLLGALGVVLALVWVFPVYWMVNSSLLPTVVLERRTPTLLPFGGSFANFEAVFSDGSFLRALGMSLSIALITVLVCIVFAFFAALALSRFRFRGRRSFVLAVLFIQMLPAEGMFIAQYKLMGSIGLLNTVVGVSIVYIAAVVPFTIWMLRGFVAGVPADLEEAAMVDGLSRTQAFMRITFPLLAPGLIASGVYAFLQAWNEFTVALVLLDADGQTLPLWLRGFIQQSANRAIDWGQVMAASTLVAIPVIVFFVFVQGRMTSGMVSGAVKG